Below is a window of Paremcibacter congregatus DNA.
TGGCCGCGGCCCTTGTTCATAAAGGGATGGGGGTAACCATACTGGATTCTTTGTCGGTTCATAATTTATGTAAATCTGAGGAAATTCCCAATATTGTCGCCTTTAAGTTGCCCGAATCCCCCACCCTGCCCATCACAGCGGTCTTCTCTCAAAATAGAAACCTCACTTACCCGATACGCCATTTCATCGATTGCGTCATATCGTCTTTAAAGTCCAGTCTGGAGATTTAAAGCAAGAACCATTCAATTTTTTGTCCTTACAATAACCTCAAATTATAGATATCACTTTTTTATTGAAATATTATATATATGGTGTTTAATCTGACTTAAATACAAAGATCCAACACTTAAAAAGGTGACATATGCTTACAAAATTGAAACTCCCGGTTCTGTTTTTTATTTTCGTGATCACCTTGACCACGACAGGAGGGGCGCAAGACGGAAAAGTTTTTTCCGGCAAAGTTTCTTCAGCATCTCCGGAAGCCACGAAGGCGGGAATTGCAATCCTCGAAAAAGGTGGAAATGCCATAGATGCGGCGATTGCGGTTTCTCTGGCCTTAGGGGTGAGTGAACCGGCAGGATCTGGCATCGCGGGTCAAACGGTAATGCTGGTTCACCCTGGCAAAGGCCAGAAGCCTTTTGTTATTCACGGGACAACATGGTCACCGCGCCATTTGCCCGCCGGCATAACAAAAGAACAGCTTAAGTCCGGGCGAACAGCCACTACCGTTCCTTCGACCCCAAAAGTCCTTGATCTGGCCTATCGTAAATTTGCAAGCGGCAAGGTCACCTGGAAAGAGCTTGTTCAACCAGCTATAGAAATTGCGACAAACGGGTTTACGGTTGGACCGTTTCGGCAAAAAGCATTCCATTTTTACGGCGACAGCCTGAAGCCAGACAAAACGGCTTCGGACATTTTTGTAAAAGAAGACGGCACAGCTTTCCAGGTCGGCGAGATTGTCAAACAACATAAAGTCGCAAAATTATTAACCCGGATCGCCACAGTCGGGGCGGAAGATTTTTATTCCGGTGAGATTGCCCGGAAAATAGCCGACGACATGCAAAAGAACGGCGGCTGGATCACGTTGGAAGATTTGCAAAATTTCCCTGAGCCTAAAATTGTGTCTCCCCTTGTCGGGAGTTATCGAGGGTATAAAGTATTTACCCTTCCCCCACCATTTGGTGGATGGGTGATGTTGCAAATTTTAAATGTATTAGAGCAAAGTAATCAAGACGGGTTATCTCAGGATAATGACCAACGGCGCTTAAGGCTGCTGGATGCAATGCGAATTGCCCACGGCACTCGACAGCATGATCCCGTTGACAGTTTTACAGATTACGAACAGGATATTTCGCAGAAAATATCAAAAGAAACCGCGAAACTTCTTTTACAGGGCTATAGAAAAGAAACCGGGGGTGAGACCACCCATTTTTCTGTCGTCGATGGCACTGGCATGACCGTTGCGGTAACGCAGAGTATCGATAGTTATTTTGGCGCCAAGGTCGCTCATCCGGAATATGGATTTCTT
It encodes the following:
- a CDS encoding gamma-glutamyltransferase family protein; amino-acid sequence: MLTKLKLPVLFFIFVITLTTTGGAQDGKVFSGKVSSASPEATKAGIAILEKGGNAIDAAIAVSLALGVSEPAGSGIAGQTVMLVHPGKGQKPFVIHGTTWSPRHLPAGITKEQLKSGRTATTVPSTPKVLDLAYRKFASGKVTWKELVQPAIEIATNGFTVGPFRQKAFHFYGDSLKPDKTASDIFVKEDGTAFQVGEIVKQHKVAKLLTRIATVGAEDFYSGEIARKIADDMQKNGGWITLEDLQNFPEPKIVSPLVGSYRGYKVFTLPPPFGGWVMLQILNVLEQSNQDGLSQDNDQRRLRLLDAMRIAHGTRQHDPVDSFTDYEQDISQKISKETAKLLLQGYRKETGGETTHFSVVDGTGMTVAVTQSIDSYFGAKVAHPEYGFLYNNYMQSFRLNDDNSPYVLKPFEMPYSSMSSTVVTHSDAPVLVLGSPGSARIISAVAQVVSHWVDVQQGVKHAVDAYRVHVVADNQAYVEGPTIGNGLLQGLAQKSYVLKRPKYGVSDSQYDPYFGGVHALGFQKGVWEGAADPRRDGLVGTAWQKVTASPQSTAKSGARPN